In one window of Gammaproteobacteria bacterium DNA:
- a CDS encoding pilin produces MERYPDVLERWSATNSLALITNNATAFMSAANTITGPNVTSVTVSAGGVLTCLIGGTDPDISGANIVLTPTDAGGSLTWACTTTIVDPAHKPGGCV; encoded by the coding sequence GTGGAAAGGTATCCAGATGTCCTCGAGCGTTGGAGTGCTACTAACTCATTGGCTTTGATAACGAATAACGCAACTGCATTCATGAGTGCAGCAAATACTATTACTGGACCTAATGTAACGAGTGTTACTGTGTCAGCTGGTGGAGTATTAACATGCTTGATTGGTGGTACTGATCCGGATATTTCAGGTGCTAATATAGTTTTAACTCCTACGGACGCTGGAGGAAGTTTGACTTGGGCATGTACTACAACTATAGTTGATCCTGCACATAAACCAGGTGGATGTGTATAA